The following proteins are encoded in a genomic region of Desulfuromonas acetoxidans DSM 684:
- the rsmB gene encoding 16S rRNA (cytosine(967)-C(5))-methyltransferase RsmB: MAKKAEPNVKDARRIAFDVLTRVDEGGYSDLVLDAALEANPGLDPRDRALATELVYGVLRRRGNLDFILKAYSRQPLKKLQPKVLRLLRLGIYQLCYLDRIPDRAVVHSMVELARRCGLERVSGLVNGVLRSYLREPNRVVWPDPRRDTQGWLEHGLSLPHWLAQRWLVQYGAEGAMALAESQLSAPPVTVRVNTLKMTRNAFVAQLKQRDIAAEPTRFAPEGVVLPHAGDLQRLPGREEGWYQVQDEASMLIAHLLSVEPGQRLLDGCAAPGGKTTHLAALTDNRSEILALDLHSQRLEILQQGAKRLGCQQIRTLACDMTQPCEDLSAGGFDRVLIDAPCSGLGVLRRNPESRWRRKQTDIKVLAKTQRQILHQAAELVVPGGLLLYSLCTTTPEESTAVVADFLAHHPMYVQVNLANRVPKHWEGLFDDDGQLVTRTGEHGPMDCFFAAGFYRQPECSF, from the coding sequence GTGGCAAAAAAAGCAGAGCCTAACGTCAAGGATGCGCGACGCATCGCTTTTGATGTGTTAACCCGGGTGGATGAGGGCGGTTATTCCGATCTGGTGTTGGATGCCGCACTGGAGGCGAATCCTGGCCTTGATCCGCGCGATCGTGCCTTGGCCACGGAGCTTGTTTATGGCGTGCTGCGCCGTCGCGGCAATCTCGATTTTATCCTCAAAGCCTATAGTCGTCAGCCGCTGAAAAAATTGCAACCCAAGGTGTTGCGTCTGCTGCGTCTGGGGATCTATCAACTGTGCTATCTTGACCGGATCCCGGATCGGGCCGTGGTTCACAGCATGGTGGAACTGGCGCGGCGCTGTGGTCTGGAGCGGGTCAGTGGTTTGGTCAACGGTGTGCTGCGTAGTTATTTGCGTGAGCCGAATCGGGTAGTATGGCCCGACCCGCGCCGGGATACCCAGGGCTGGCTGGAACATGGTCTGTCGTTGCCGCACTGGTTGGCGCAACGCTGGCTGGTGCAGTATGGTGCCGAGGGGGCCATGGCACTGGCTGAGAGTCAGTTGAGCGCACCGCCCGTCACTGTGCGCGTCAATACCCTGAAAATGACGCGGAACGCGTTTGTCGCTCAGCTTAAGCAGCGTGATATTGCGGCCGAACCGACCCGTTTTGCACCGGAAGGTGTGGTCTTGCCCCATGCCGGTGATCTACAGCGTTTGCCCGGACGCGAAGAAGGCTGGTATCAGGTGCAGGATGAAGCCAGTATGCTGATTGCACATCTGTTGTCGGTCGAACCCGGTCAACGCCTTCTCGATGGCTGTGCGGCACCCGGCGGCAAAACCACCCATCTGGCCGCATTGACCGACAATCGTTCAGAGATTCTCGCCCTTGATCTTCATTCGCAACGGCTTGAGATTTTACAGCAGGGCGCCAAGCGCCTTGGGTGTCAACAGATTCGTACACTGGCGTGCGATATGACCCAGCCGTGTGAGGACTTGTCTGCAGGTGGTTTTGATCGTGTTCTCATTGATGCACCGTGTAGCGGTCTGGGGGTATTGCGGCGCAATCCTGAGTCGCGTTGGCGACGTAAACAGACCGATATCAAGGTGCTGGCCAAAACCCAGCGGCAAATTTTACATCAGGCTGCAGAATTGGTTGTTCCCGGCGGCCTGTTGCTTTACTCTTTGTGTACCACGACCCCGGAAGAATCCACTGCGGTGGTGGCGGACTTTCTGGCCCACCATCCCATGTATGTCCAAGTTAACCTGGCCAACCGTGTTCCGAAACACTGGGAGGGGTTGTTTGATGATGACGGACAACTTGTAACGCGCACTGGTGAGCATGGCCCGATGGACTGCTTTTTTGCCGCTGGTTTTTATCGTCAGCCGGAGTGCTCATTTTAA
- a CDS encoding bifunctional homocysteine S-methyltransferase/methylenetetrahydrofolate reductase, which produces MSTPPFMQRIQETVLIGDGAMGTQLYSRGVPADSCFERLNLTRPELVTSVHEAYVKAGAQLLETNTFTANGVRLGGVGLDGQVRQINEAGARLARKAIGSGRECFVAGSVGPLGSRDSEETHSVDDQKSLFREQMTGLVNGGVDLLLLETFASLAELQLAASVAVEFGLPVIAQMAFFAEGRTREGLDGGQFVAALKSDVDVVGANCGVGPHEMLQLVRQMVAATSGPVSAFANSGFPQYVNGRHVYLATPDYFAARGLEMVEAGAGLVGGCCGTTPEHIAALTAQIQGVKPSRVAVPHPVERRKPVAVEVGESRQTTVSPLLDPARKTVPITVELDPPRGLDCSLTIERAKLLAQNGVDAINLAENPLARIRMGNLALAAKIQDATGIPVIAHVTCRDRNLIGLHSDLMGAHLLGLRHILAVTGDPVSVGETSGATSVFDLNSVGLLDLLSHLNQGRNMLGADLGEGTGFCLGAAFNPNVTHLQGQVNKLKKKLAAGAQFFQTQPVYSSTVFQDMVQALQDVSAPVFLGLLPLVSERNAEFLHNEVPGITLPDEVRKRMRGTVGDSGVVAGMGIASELVRSCAPQADGYYIMPPFGKVDLALQLIEIIKATSA; this is translated from the coding sequence ATGAGCACCCCACCATTTATGCAGCGCATCCAGGAAACCGTTCTGATTGGCGATGGCGCTATGGGTACCCAGCTTTACAGCAGGGGCGTCCCGGCGGACAGTTGCTTTGAACGGCTCAACCTGACCCGACCGGAGCTGGTGACTTCAGTCCATGAAGCCTATGTCAAGGCGGGTGCTCAATTACTGGAAACCAATACGTTTACCGCCAATGGGGTGCGGCTCGGTGGTGTTGGCCTTGATGGTCAGGTGCGCCAGATCAACGAGGCCGGTGCGCGTCTTGCCCGGAAGGCGATAGGCAGTGGTCGTGAGTGTTTTGTGGCAGGATCCGTCGGGCCTTTAGGTTCGCGAGACAGCGAGGAAACCCATTCTGTCGACGATCAGAAGAGCCTGTTTCGTGAGCAGATGACCGGTCTGGTTAATGGCGGTGTCGACCTGCTGCTGCTGGAGACGTTTGCCAGTCTGGCCGAACTGCAGTTAGCTGCATCCGTGGCGGTGGAATTCGGTTTGCCGGTGATTGCCCAAATGGCATTTTTCGCTGAAGGGCGAACCCGTGAAGGGCTTGATGGCGGACAGTTTGTTGCCGCGTTGAAAAGCGATGTTGATGTGGTTGGCGCCAATTGTGGTGTGGGACCGCATGAAATGCTGCAACTGGTTCGTCAGATGGTGGCAGCAACGTCTGGGCCTGTTTCAGCCTTTGCCAATTCGGGTTTTCCCCAGTATGTCAATGGCCGCCACGTCTATCTGGCCACACCGGATTATTTTGCAGCGCGTGGTCTGGAGATGGTTGAGGCTGGAGCCGGGCTGGTTGGTGGTTGCTGTGGGACGACTCCCGAGCATATTGCGGCGTTAACGGCGCAGATTCAGGGGGTGAAGCCGAGCCGTGTTGCGGTGCCACATCCGGTTGAACGGCGAAAGCCGGTAGCTGTTGAGGTGGGCGAATCGCGCCAGACGACCGTGTCGCCGTTGCTGGACCCGGCGCGAAAAACTGTGCCGATCACTGTGGAGCTTGATCCTCCGCGCGGCCTGGATTGCTCGTTGACGATTGAACGCGCCAAACTATTGGCGCAAAATGGTGTCGATGCCATCAATCTGGCTGAGAACCCTTTGGCCCGTATTCGCATGGGAAATCTGGCTCTGGCTGCAAAAATTCAGGATGCCACCGGGATCCCGGTAATTGCTCATGTCACGTGTCGTGATCGTAACCTGATCGGTTTGCACTCCGATCTGATGGGGGCGCATTTGCTCGGTTTGCGCCATATTCTCGCTGTTACCGGTGATCCGGTTTCTGTTGGCGAGACCAGCGGTGCCACCAGTGTGTTTGATCTCAACTCCGTCGGCCTGCTTGATCTGCTCAGTCATTTGAATCAGGGACGCAATATGCTCGGTGCTGATCTCGGAGAGGGGACCGGCTTTTGCTTGGGGGCGGCATTCAATCCCAACGTGACCCATCTGCAGGGGCAGGTGAATAAGTTGAAGAAAAAACTGGCGGCTGGCGCGCAGTTTTTCCAAACGCAACCTGTTTATTCGTCGACTGTTTTTCAGGATATGGTTCAGGCTCTGCAAGATGTTTCTGCGCCTGTATTTCTCGGATTGTTGCCGTTGGTCAGTGAACGTAATGCGGAATTTCTTCATAATGAGGTGCCGGGAATTACGCTGCCCGACGAGGTGCGGAAAAGGATGCGTGGTACTGTGGGCGACAGCGGTGTCGTAGCGGGGATGGGCATCGCCTCCGAGCTGGTTCGCTCCTGTGCACCTCAAGCTGATGGTTATTATATTATGCCCCCCTTCGGCAAGGTCGATCTTGCCTTGCAACTTATCGAAATTATAAAGGCAACATCCGCCTGA
- a CDS encoding FAD-dependent oxidoreductase gives MSDIVFSSWGREIVDNRNGGEADLASLKLKLPTEYLDGKVGAFMGWDGVVLLDGETDVVAMAAEYMKRVQEKHCCGKCTPGKKGTRVMQDTLARILQGHGEERDLEIIENLKSLLEGCKCTLCMTSAIPVLDTVKYFRDDYMAYIGGGKKPKPAASYHDKLTAPCIDRCPAHIDIPAYIEEIKNYRFEDSLSVIRERMAIPAVCGRVCPHPCETACRRALVDEPVSIMVMKRVASDHEWMHHKTPPMLPAAPTGKKVIVVGAGPAGLTCAFYLAQKGHKVKIIDMLSEPGGTVAVGIPDYRMPRPLLRREAEIVEALGVEIEYGVKLGRDVSLRELKENYDAVFLGTGAFKSKPMGVEGEDAGYEGFSEGGIHYLRAVALGQGMVTPKRVVVVGGGNTAIDCVRVALREGAEESILVYRRTRNEMPAESYEVDDADEENVRFEFLVNPTRLITENNKITGVEVIKMALGEPDDSGRRRPQPVEGSEYIIPCDMVIPAIGQDPDLGYLEDGDYGIKQTRWNSIVTNGGTMMTDDDGVFAGGDCEYGAMTVVLAVGHGKRAASVMHRYLMEGKSILDDEEALEDVVNRLGVFDADENVPNVGGLHREHQPKVDGAERATNYEEIELAMPESQAVVEADRCLRCYRVAMVAVEQ, from the coding sequence TTGTCTGATATAGTTTTTTCCAGCTGGGGAAGAGAAATCGTCGATAACCGTAACGGCGGTGAAGCCGATCTGGCATCGTTGAAGCTGAAGCTTCCCACAGAGTATCTGGACGGTAAAGTCGGTGCCTTCATGGGCTGGGATGGTGTTGTTCTGCTCGACGGCGAAACCGATGTCGTGGCGATGGCCGCTGAATACATGAAGCGGGTTCAGGAAAAACACTGCTGTGGCAAGTGTACTCCCGGTAAAAAGGGAACACGTGTCATGCAGGATACGCTGGCTCGGATTCTCCAGGGCCACGGCGAAGAGCGTGATCTGGAAATTATTGAAAACCTGAAGTCGTTGTTGGAAGGCTGTAAATGTACACTGTGCATGACGTCAGCGATCCCTGTTCTTGACACGGTCAAGTACTTCCGTGATGACTACATGGCCTATATCGGTGGTGGTAAAAAGCCGAAACCGGCAGCCAGCTATCACGATAAGCTCACTGCGCCCTGTATTGATCGTTGCCCGGCGCATATTGATATTCCCGCTTACATCGAAGAAATCAAGAATTATCGTTTCGAAGACTCGTTGTCGGTAATTCGTGAGCGGATGGCGATTCCGGCTGTGTGTGGCCGTGTGTGTCCGCATCCCTGTGAGACCGCCTGTCGCCGCGCTCTGGTTGATGAACCGGTCAGCATTATGGTGATGAAGCGTGTTGCATCTGACCATGAATGGATGCACCATAAAACGCCGCCGATGCTTCCTGCTGCACCCACCGGTAAAAAAGTTATCGTTGTCGGTGCTGGCCCGGCCGGATTGACCTGCGCATTTTATCTGGCTCAAAAAGGCCACAAAGTCAAAATTATCGACATGCTGTCGGAGCCCGGTGGAACCGTTGCTGTTGGTATTCCGGATTACCGCATGCCGCGTCCGTTGCTGCGACGCGAAGCTGAGATTGTTGAAGCCCTCGGCGTTGAGATTGAGTATGGCGTTAAGTTGGGCCGTGATGTTTCTCTGCGTGAGCTCAAAGAGAACTATGATGCCGTGTTCCTCGGTACTGGCGCATTCAAGTCCAAGCCGATGGGGGTTGAAGGAGAAGATGCCGGTTACGAAGGGTTCTCCGAAGGTGGTATTCATTATCTGCGAGCTGTTGCGCTGGGCCAAGGCATGGTCACGCCGAAACGTGTGGTCGTTGTCGGTGGTGGTAATACCGCGATTGACTGTGTCCGTGTTGCGTTGCGTGAAGGTGCGGAAGAATCGATCCTGGTTTATCGTCGTACCCGTAACGAGATGCCTGCGGAATCGTACGAGGTCGATGATGCCGATGAGGAAAATGTTCGCTTTGAGTTCCTCGTTAATCCGACCCGTTTGATTACGGAAAATAACAAGATCACTGGTGTTGAGGTGATCAAGATGGCCTTGGGTGAGCCGGATGATTCTGGACGGCGTCGTCCGCAACCGGTTGAAGGTTCCGAATATATCATCCCGTGTGACATGGTCATCCCGGCCATTGGTCAGGACCCGGATCTGGGTTATCTCGAAGATGGTGATTACGGCATCAAGCAGACCCGTTGGAATAGTATCGTTACCAACGGCGGCACTATGATGACGGATGATGATGGTGTGTTCGCCGGTGGCGACTGTGAATACGGGGCAATGACTGTTGTTCTGGCCGTTGGTCATGGCAAGCGCGCGGCCAGTGTCATGCATCGTTATCTGATGGAAGGCAAATCCATCCTTGATGACGAAGAGGCTTTGGAAGATGTCGTCAATCGCTTAGGTGTATTTGATGCGGATGAAAACGTTCCCAACGTTGGTGGTCTGCATCGTGAACACCAGCCTAAGGTCGATGGTGCGGAGCGTGCCACCAACTACGAGGAAATTGAGTTAGCCATGCCTGAAAGTCAGGCGGTGGTTGAAGCAGATCGTTGTTTACGTTGCTACCGGGTGGCAATGGTTGCCGTCGAACAGTAG
- the htpX gene encoding zinc metalloprotease HtpX — MNNLKTVGLMALLTIILMVIGGAIGGRGGAIVALVLAGVMNIGSYWFSDKIVIRMYKGQEVNSGMLYDVVSELCERNNLIMPRVYMIPQDTPNAFATGRNPQHAVVAATQGIVHLLSREELMGVMAHELSHVRHRDILIGSVAATIAGAISYLAQMGQWAMLFGMGGSDDEDGGGNMFVMLITMIFAPMAAMLVQMAVSRSREYAADRGGAELCGNPHYLASALRKLESANHQRPMHDVNDATAHMFIVNPLSGKGLQSLFSTHPPMDERVRRLEAMA; from the coding sequence CTGAACAATTTGAAGACCGTTGGCCTGATGGCCTTGTTGACCATCATCCTGATGGTGATTGGTGGTGCAATTGGTGGCCGTGGCGGCGCCATTGTGGCACTGGTTCTGGCTGGTGTGATGAATATCGGATCCTATTGGTTTTCCGATAAGATCGTCATCCGTATGTATAAAGGACAGGAAGTGAACAGCGGCATGCTCTACGATGTCGTCAGTGAGCTGTGCGAGCGCAACAATCTGATCATGCCGCGCGTTTACATGATTCCGCAGGACACACCCAACGCGTTTGCGACTGGGCGTAATCCGCAACATGCTGTCGTGGCTGCCACGCAGGGGATTGTTCATCTGCTCAGCCGTGAAGAGCTGATGGGCGTGATGGCTCACGAGTTGAGCCATGTCCGTCATCGCGATATTCTTATCGGTTCTGTCGCAGCAACCATCGCCGGAGCGATCTCATATCTGGCCCAGATGGGGCAGTGGGCCATGTTGTTCGGCATGGGCGGCAGCGATGATGAGGATGGCGGCGGTAACATGTTTGTCATGCTGATCACCATGATCTTTGCGCCGATGGCGGCCATGCTGGTGCAGATGGCGGTATCGCGCTCGCGTGAGTATGCGGCAGATCGTGGCGGCGCTGAACTGTGCGGCAATCCGCACTATTTGGCCAGTGCCCTGCGTAAGCTGGAGTCGGCCAATCATCAGCGGCCCATGCATGATGTCAACGATGCAACCGCGCATATGTTTATTGTTAATCCGCTCAGTGGTAAAGGGTTGCAAAGTCTTTTTTCCACCCATCCCCCCATGGATGAGCGAGTGCGTCGATTGGAAGCGATGGCGTAA
- a CDS encoding molybdopterin-dependent oxidoreductase codes for MSHKGEKSMVNLTIDGQQVQVEEGQTIISAAEKLGIKIPTMCYLKKVSTTGACRVCLVNVEGVEGSVTACNTVATEGIVVTTTGEELVNKRKDMIRLMLVNHPLDCPVCDAAGECDLQDICYEHGILDQPFTAEDVAAAKITDWPLIENVPSRCVLCEKCVKVGYELTGIGDFTVVERGDMAYIGRKPGNDIDPYIEGNAVDVCPVGAMISKPFKHSARSWTLDKVPSIGYAGGSLEQVDLNVKQDKLFRITSQDDATINNGLLGFDSSFGYGFVNSEKRLLKPVVNGEESTMADALKAVADKAAEFGGSAVAGLSSARLTVEENYLFQKLFRTGFKSNNIDSEARFGMQRASDTLAEVLGLRGASAAAQKIAGADAVLVFGSDITSEQPQINYLIQKAYRQNDAKLLVANMRQVRIAKESHCFLNYAPGSEAALAAALAKLIVENGQADEAFLKQYVKNSADVKKALAKVDVAKVAEACGIDAALLTEVSELLGAAENVAIVFGGDVTKSALCEETVKSLANLAMVSGALGSESGGLYPVDEKPNMQGLLDAGVTPEYLPGYVANSDAGMNAQQILEGIESGVVKMLYVAGTNPLVSYPDSARWKAALEKVELLVVQDILASELTEMASVVLPAAAYTEKSGTYIACDHTAGVLAKAVAPKGGSQSDKAIFAQLLEATTGSAQTLCNEKILAEMAESCDLFSVVGLAGDRYQSSCTKKGYTPAAAALTFSDCGHVAEAKGLILISGKMHAHTGVTSTYAAGALEIAPEGYIEISTADADKIGITDGAVVTVKTGQGSAQGKARISSYVPQGVLFAPYHFAELNIQQVMPSGANYTSVEVSK; via the coding sequence ATGAGTCATAAAGGTGAAAAGTCAATGGTCAACCTCACAATTGATGGTCAACAGGTACAGGTAGAAGAAGGCCAAACCATCATTTCTGCTGCAGAAAAACTCGGCATCAAGATCCCAACGATGTGCTACCTGAAAAAGGTATCTACGACCGGGGCATGCCGGGTTTGTCTGGTTAATGTTGAAGGTGTTGAGGGTTCTGTTACTGCCTGTAATACCGTGGCGACAGAGGGTATCGTTGTAACAACGACCGGTGAAGAGCTGGTGAATAAGCGCAAAGATATGATCCGGTTGATGCTGGTCAATCACCCGCTTGATTGCCCGGTTTGTGACGCTGCCGGCGAGTGTGACCTGCAGGATATCTGCTATGAGCACGGCATTCTTGATCAGCCGTTCACTGCAGAAGACGTTGCTGCGGCAAAAATTACTGATTGGCCGTTGATTGAAAATGTCCCCTCTCGCTGTGTTCTGTGTGAAAAATGTGTCAAAGTCGGTTATGAGTTAACCGGCATTGGTGACTTTACCGTGGTTGAACGTGGTGACATGGCCTACATTGGTCGTAAGCCAGGCAACGACATTGATCCCTATATTGAAGGGAATGCTGTTGATGTCTGTCCGGTCGGCGCCATGATCTCCAAGCCTTTCAAGCACTCTGCACGGAGCTGGACGCTGGATAAAGTTCCTTCCATTGGATATGCCGGTGGCAGCCTGGAGCAGGTGGACCTGAATGTCAAACAGGATAAGTTGTTCCGCATTACCTCTCAGGACGATGCCACGATCAACAATGGTCTGCTCGGCTTCGATTCGAGCTTTGGTTACGGCTTTGTCAACTCGGAGAAGCGACTGCTCAAGCCGGTGGTTAACGGCGAAGAGTCCACTATGGCTGATGCCCTTAAGGCTGTTGCTGATAAAGCGGCGGAATTCGGTGGAAGCGCTGTTGCAGGTTTGTCTTCGGCTCGTCTGACCGTAGAAGAAAACTACCTGTTCCAGAAGCTGTTCCGGACAGGATTCAAGAGTAACAATATTGACAGTGAAGCGCGGTTCGGTATGCAGCGTGCGTCCGATACGCTGGCTGAAGTTTTAGGACTGCGTGGCGCAAGTGCTGCAGCTCAGAAAATTGCTGGTGCGGATGCTGTGCTGGTCTTTGGTTCCGACATCACATCGGAACAACCGCAGATTAATTATCTGATCCAAAAGGCGTATCGTCAGAACGACGCCAAGCTGCTGGTTGCCAACATGCGCCAGGTGCGCATCGCCAAAGAGTCGCATTGCTTTCTGAACTATGCACCGGGCAGCGAAGCAGCTCTGGCCGCTGCTCTGGCCAAACTGATTGTTGAGAATGGTCAGGCTGATGAAGCGTTCCTCAAGCAATATGTTAAAAACAGTGCTGATGTGAAAAAAGCTCTTGCCAAAGTGGATGTGGCTAAGGTCGCTGAGGCTTGCGGAATTGACGCTGCTTTGCTCACTGAAGTTTCTGAACTCTTAGGTGCGGCGGAAAATGTGGCCATTGTTTTTGGCGGTGATGTTACCAAATCGGCACTTTGTGAGGAGACGGTCAAGAGTCTTGCAAACTTGGCGATGGTCAGTGGTGCCTTGGGCAGTGAAAGCGGTGGCCTGTATCCGGTTGATGAAAAACCGAATATGCAGGGGCTGCTCGATGCTGGTGTCACTCCTGAGTATCTGCCGGGTTATGTTGCTAACAGTGACGCTGGCATGAATGCTCAGCAAATTCTTGAAGGCATTGAATCTGGCGTAGTGAAGATGCTTTATGTTGCCGGCACCAATCCTCTGGTCAGTTATCCGGACAGTGCCCGTTGGAAAGCCGCCCTTGAGAAGGTTGAATTGCTGGTTGTTCAGGATATCCTGGCATCAGAGTTGACCGAAATGGCCAGCGTTGTCCTACCTGCTGCGGCCTATACGGAGAAGTCCGGTACCTACATTGCTTGTGATCACACTGCAGGTGTTCTGGCCAAGGCCGTGGCACCGAAAGGTGGCTCGCAAAGTGATAAAGCGATTTTTGCCCAACTGCTTGAGGCGACAACGGGGAGTGCTCAAACCCTGTGCAATGAGAAAATTCTCGCTGAAATGGCTGAAAGCTGCGATCTGTTTAGTGTCGTTGGCCTGGCTGGCGACCGTTATCAGAGTAGTTGCACCAAGAAGGGCTATACGCCTGCCGCAGCGGCATTGACTTTCTCAGATTGCGGTCATGTGGCTGAAGCCAAAGGGTTGATCCTGATCTCCGGTAAGATGCATGCGCATACCGGTGTGACGTCAACATACGCTGCCGGAGCTCTGGAAATTGCTCCCGAAGGGTACATTGAAATCAGCACTGCCGATGCAGATAAAATCGGTATTACTGACGGGGCTGTTGTTACCGTTAAGACGGGACAGGGTTCGGCACAAGGTAAGGCTCGCATCAGCAGCTATGTTCCTCAAGGTGTCTTATTTGCTCCGTATCATTTTGCTGAACTGAATATTCAGCAGGTGATGCCTTCCGGGGCAAACTATACAAGTGTTGAAGTCAGCAAGTAG
- the fmt gene encoding methionyl-tRNA formyltransferase: protein MQTIRTVFMGTPDFALDTLQGLIESGVQMVGVYTQPDRPKGRGKKLAAPPVKELALEHDIPVFQPQKLRDEEAVKQLRSLSPDLIVVVAYGQILPQAVLDIPKYGCINVHASLLPRHRGAAPINKAIVDGDPMTGVTTMMMDVGLDTGDMLVKKSLSIHPDETAGQLHDRLAPLGREAMEETLARLCAGTLAREKQDDSLSTYASMMKKEDGCIDWSKEARQIHNLVRGLDPWPGAYTLLDGQTLKLAKTRCVEGQGEPGQVLEASGETVIVACGQGALQLGALQLPGKKMLSAADFLRGRGLEKGNLLGS from the coding sequence ATTCAAACCATTCGTACGGTTTTTATGGGCACCCCCGATTTTGCTCTGGATACACTACAGGGCCTGATTGAATCCGGCGTGCAGATGGTCGGTGTTTATACCCAGCCGGACCGGCCCAAAGGGCGGGGCAAAAAGCTGGCCGCACCGCCGGTCAAGGAACTGGCGTTGGAGCACGATATCCCGGTGTTTCAGCCACAGAAACTTCGCGATGAAGAGGCGGTGAAGCAGTTGCGCAGTCTGTCGCCTGACCTGATTGTGGTGGTGGCCTACGGCCAGATCCTTCCTCAGGCGGTTCTTGATATTCCCAAGTATGGCTGCATCAATGTCCATGCGTCGCTGTTGCCGCGTCATCGCGGAGCAGCGCCGATTAATAAGGCCATTGTCGATGGCGATCCGATGACCGGAGTCACAACCATGATGATGGATGTTGGCTTGGATACCGGTGACATGCTGGTAAAAAAATCGTTGTCCATCCATCCCGATGAGACGGCCGGCCAGCTTCATGATCGTCTGGCTCCATTGGGGCGTGAAGCGATGGAGGAGACATTGGCGCGTTTGTGTGCTGGAACCCTGGCGCGTGAAAAGCAGGATGACAGCTTGAGCACCTATGCGTCGATGATGAAAAAAGAGGACGGTTGCATTGATTGGAGTAAGGAGGCCCGGCAGATTCATAATCTGGTGCGCGGCCTTGATCCGTGGCCGGGAGCTTATACACTGCTGGACGGTCAGACGCTCAAATTGGCAAAAACCCGCTGTGTTGAAGGGCAGGGGGAACCGGGACAGGTTCTCGAAGCCAGTGGTGAAACGGTCATCGTTGCCTGTGGGCAGGGGGCGTTACAGTTGGGGGCGTTGCAGTTGCCGGGCAAAAAGATGCTCAGTGCTGCTGATTTTCTGCGTGGCCGTGGTCTGGAAAAAGGAAATCTTCTCGGTAGTTGA
- the def gene encoding peptide deformylase, with protein sequence MSLLKIYHYPDAVLAEMSEPIAVVDDEIRQLAADMAETMYAAPGVGLAAPQVGISRRLIVLDCGGEENPELIKAVNPEILERQGDSCEEEGCLSVPGYYAAVKRSSWVKVRYVDMDGQTVEREAEGLLAICFQHEIDHLDGKLFVDRLSSLKKGMFRKKYPKILEQQQEQL encoded by the coding sequence ATGAGCCTGTTGAAAATATATCATTATCCGGACGCGGTATTAGCTGAAATGTCCGAACCGATTGCTGTTGTTGATGACGAGATTCGTCAACTCGCCGCCGATATGGCGGAAACCATGTATGCCGCACCCGGAGTTGGTTTGGCGGCCCCGCAGGTGGGTATTTCCCGGCGATTGATTGTGCTTGATTGCGGTGGTGAAGAGAATCCGGAGCTGATCAAAGCCGTTAATCCGGAAATCCTCGAGCGACAGGGCGACTCGTGCGAAGAGGAGGGGTGTCTGTCGGTGCCCGGTTACTACGCGGCAGTCAAACGCAGTTCCTGGGTTAAGGTGCGCTATGTGGATATGGACGGTCAAACCGTTGAGCGGGAGGCGGAAGGGCTGTTGGCGATCTGTTTCCAGCATGAGATCGATCATCTTGACGGCAAGCTGTTCGTCGACCGTTTGTCCTCCCTGAAAAAGGGGATGTTTCGTAAGAAATATCCGAAAATTCTCGAACAGCAGCAGGAGCAGTTGTGA
- the rpe gene encoding ribulose-phosphate 3-epimerase: protein MIKISPSILSADFARLGAEIRTVEQAGADYIHVDVMDGHFVPNITIGAPVVGALRQVTELPLDVHLMIENPDLYIPDFAKAGSDIITVHQEAVPHLHRTVQLIHSLGKKAGVSINPATPAGALEVIMAEVDLVLVMTVNPGFGGQSFIPATLNKITQLREMIDRTGRDIELEVDGGVKADNIGEIAAAGADVFVAGSAVFNAPDYTQAIQALRDNVK from the coding sequence ATGATCAAGATTTCTCCCTCGATCCTTTCGGCGGATTTTGCCCGTCTTGGTGCGGAAATTCGCACCGTAGAACAGGCCGGAGCCGACTATATCCATGTTGATGTCATGGATGGCCACTTTGTGCCCAATATTACCATTGGCGCGCCGGTTGTCGGTGCGTTGCGTCAGGTGACCGAATTGCCCCTTGATGTTCATCTGATGATCGAGAATCCCGATCTGTATATCCCCGACTTTGCCAAAGCCGGCTCCGATATTATTACTGTTCATCAGGAGGCGGTACCCCATCTGCATCGGACCGTTCAACTGATCCACAGCCTGGGCAAGAAAGCGGGTGTTTCAATTAATCCGGCAACACCGGCCGGGGCACTGGAGGTCATTATGGCCGAGGTGGATCTGGTGCTGGTGATGACGGTGAATCCCGGCTTTGGCGGACAGAGTTTTATTCCGGCGACACTGAACAAAATTACCCAACTGCGTGAGATGATCGATCGCACCGGCCGTGACATTGAGCTGGAAGTGGATGGTGGTGTCAAGGCCGACAATATTGGCGAGATCGCCGCTGCCGGAGCTGATGTGTTTGTCGCGGGCAGTGCCGTGTTCAATGCTCCCGATTATACCCAGGCCATTCAGGCGCTGCGGGATAACGTCAAGTAA